The nucleotide window GAAGTTACTAGCTGGAACGCTGATTTTGCGGTAACCTCGAATACGAGAATGACCTCTGAAGGAGATCATTGGTTCAGTTATACTTGGGACAAATCTCTTGCCGATTATCCGAACGGTGGCGGATTCAAGATTAACGTGTGTTCCGATACGGCTGATGTCTCGCGTTCCTATAATAATCATTGCGATACCTGGGAACCATCGAGCGATTTTTCTTTCAAGTCGCTGTTTGCAGACGAGACCGAGGTGTGGCTTTATACCACGGAGACTTCGTACACGTTTAGCGTAGTGCCTCCGGGTTCAAAGGTGGTGTGGTTCAAGAGCCCTTGGGGCAACCACGCTTTGCCGCAGATGATTTTTGGTACTGATTCGATCATGATGCGCTTTGCGCAAGATGACCAATCGAAGTGCGGCTGGTTCTATGGTGCTGTATCGCCCGAGATGCTTGCACGTAATCCGTTACAGACGGCTCACTTTATTCGCTTGTACACGCCCTATATGTCGGTGCCTGCGGAAGGTGTGATTGAACTTGACGCCTATTTTGCGGTCATGGACACGGTCTTTGTGGATGGCACAGCTGGCGGATTGGTAGGTGCCAAGATTACTACGCTTGGTCAGTGCTTTGATTCAACGCGTACCTTGCATGTGTACAATCCCTGGCGTACGAATTCTACTTATAAGGACAGCGCGCTGTACATTTCGGTGGGGAATAATATCATCAACAACCCTGTAGCGATGGATGGTACGGACGAATACAAGTTCTGGTGGCATTACGATTTCCATTTGGATGAAATCAAACCGTACGACTGGAATGGTGCCGGTGCACGGGTGAATTTCCATTCGAGTCAGAACCAAGGCAAGCGTTTTTGGAATGTTGAGAGCTGGGAGGCGGATACGATCCGTCCGGCGATTTCGAGCTTCTTCCCGAAGGGCGTTTACGAAACCTGGGTCTATACGACGACTACGGGAAACATCGAATTGATTTTTTCACCGCTTGAAGAAAAAGTGGTGCGTCTGATGAGCCCATGGGATAATATGACGCCTACGATGTTTGTGGATGGCGATACCGTTAAGATGGCTCCGTTCCATAGCGATACTTGCGGCTGGTATCAGGGTGTCTCTTACAAGCATGTCGAATCATGGGAAGTGTACTTTAGGCAGGCTTTCGGCTTTGAATATTTTTCGAGGAGCGGTCTAGATACGATTCCTGGGACACTCATTAGCCTGGATTCCATTTTTGCAGAATCCGATACGGCATGGATTACTTCTATCCCGTTCCTTGTCACGACCTCTTATCCTAAAAGATTGGGCGTGTGCCCGTCCATGAAGATTTCCGCTTTGGTGGTGGACTGGGCTGGCGAAGCGTTCCATGACAGTATCGATATTGATTTCGGTCATATCTACAATAATGACGGCAAGAATACCTATATAACGGTGGAGTTCGATGGTGTGGAATATAATACTTGCCAGGGGCAGAATTCTCCTACATTTGATGGCGTGGTAACAGGGATGGTGCAGGATACGCTTGTCAATGGATACCCTGCACGAGTGGATTCTCTACATTATCCGTGGAGTGAATGTTCTGCGGCGCATGAAATCGAAAAGTGGTTTATACCGCAAGTGGTTGCAACGGATGCAAACGGTAAGGAATATACGAATGGCGTATGCCGCGATATTGACTTGACCATGGACGAAGAAGGTTTCTGGCTGGCTGATATTTCGGAAGCCCATGAAGATGGCGGCTTTTTCCCTGTTGATGATTTCCAGTATCTTGATTCTGCAAGGACGGTATTGAATCCGAAATATGACTGGAAACCAGATTTGATGACTAACAACGGAAAACAACATAATTACAGTTTTGCGATGAAGATTTCTGCCCAGTTTAAGTATGTCAAGGGGCAGTATTTCGAGTTCCGTGGCGACGATGACGTGTGGGTTTTCATCAATAACCGTTTGGTGGTGGATATTGGCGGTTGCCATAATCCGGCGGAACGTGCCGTTAATTTGGATACCTTGGGACTCACCGAGGGCGTGGAATATCCGTTCCATATTTTCTTCTCGGAACGAAATTCGAATGGCTCCAATTTCAAGATGCGCACCTCCATTAATTTGCAGACTGAAAGAACGTATTTCTCGAAGCAAAAAGAAAATCCGGACGGTTCCGTGGAATACGAATTCCATCAGTTGCTTGTCGATAAGTCTGTCAGCTGTGATGTGGCGAGTGTACAGAATGCTCGCGATCAGTTGGCACAATCCGTGTTCATTTTGAAGGGCGGCAATCTTCCGGCTGACGGCGTAACGCTTGAGACGGGATCGCTGTATGGTGGTGGAATTATTATTAGCGAAGACATGGCGGGCGTTAAGATTGATACCGCCGCATTCGTGAACTCCCGTCAGCTGAGCCCGGGTAAGTATGCTCTGTATTGCTTCTTGGCCACCGACTATAGCCAGTATCAGGTGATTACGTTTACGGTGCCTGAATACCCGCTCCCGGACATCGCCTTTGTGGATGTGTTCCATGTGACGGATTCCGCTTATTTTGATCCGACAGGCTACACGCTGCGTGGCGATGTAATGGGACTTGACGGTGGCAAGAACGATACGCTTCTGGCTCATGTGACATATCCCGATACGGTACCTATAAGGATTGCGCTTCTGTTTGGAACGGCAACTTGCGGCGAATTGGCTGTGGATGCCGATATAAATTGCGTCCAGGAAATCAACTTGAACACGAAATTCCCCTTGAGTTTCTTGGATAAGGACAACCAGCGCGTCACTTCCATTTCGACGGACTCCTTGGGATTTGCAAGTTTCTATGTGGTGGGTGATTCTGCCATGGTAGACGCCTTCTTTACCGTTGGTGGTGCTGGCGTAAACAACATATTGACTTGGAAGAACATTCACTTTAAGGAACCTCCGGTGCCGTTCGCACAGAAGGCGAAAATGTACGATGTGAACGGAGACGGCATCCCTGACAGTCTCGTGATTCCCTTCAGTAAGGCTTTTGACAAGGTGGTGCCCGATACGCTTTCCTGGTCGTTTGGCGGAACGGAATTCCATACCACGGCAGGGCAGGAAAATGTTTGGCCGCTGGTGGTGATGGATTCGGTGATCACCATGTTTAATCCTGAAGGACTTCGTAAGGATGTATTCACGGGTGTTTCGGACCAGATTTATTCGGGTTCCTTGCTGTACCATTACACTTATACCGATGAAGATTCCGGTGAAGAAGTCAAGCTTTCGATGAACACTTCGATTGAGGACAAGGTGGCTCCCATTGTAACGAGTGCTGTCATCGAGCCGCTTTCTGATGATATGAGTGTCGTGACGATCAGCTTGAGTGAAGGTTCCGACGACAAGACGGTTGACCGGAAGACAGCATTTGTATTCTACAGAGGTCCTGATAGCTTCATGGATTCGCTTTATATTGCAAGTGCCAATGCGAATCCGAACGGCAACGTAGTCCGTCTGTATTTCCAGCGTACTCCGCAAACAACGCTTCCGGAAGTGGGCGATTATGTAAGACTGTTGCCGGGTGAATTCAAGGACCGCAGCGGGAATGTCGCACACGTGAATAACCCGAAGGTTCGCATTGTGGGTGAACAGCGTACCGAAATCAAGGCTCCGGGTGTAGTAACGATTTCAAGTAATCCGGAAGCTTGGCCCCATAAGGATCCGGTTGCCCCAATGGTGGTTCCGTCGAATATGCCCTTGCAAGATATTATCGATAGCGTTGGATTGCCGGGCCTGTTGCTGAATTTCAATATCGGCGAACTGGCAACCTCGACTCTTATGAATTTGCCGAGCGATGCCGATAAGGATTCCGCTCTCGCCTTGATTCGAATCAAGTGGGATGCCTACTACTTCTCGCACCTGGGAAATTTTGTAAACAAGGCAGGCGGTGTGATTGCCTGTAACGACAAGGCCGTATTCTATAATGCTGCAAATCCGGAACAGTCCAACTGCTACGACAATCCGGGCAACCTGTTCTTTGAATGGAATGCCCGCAGTGAAAAAGGTCGCATGGTAGGCACCGGTGCGTACATCACCAAGATGAAGGTGAAGATTATGAATGGCAGCGAAAAGGCGGGTAGCAGCGACGATACCTATACCATAGGTATCCGTCGCGGAAAGTAGCTGCTACGCTTTCAATAAAATGGAGCGATTAGGCTCGGGCTGCCGAATTGTACAGCTCGAGCGTTTCTTTTAGCTTGGTTGCGACACCGTTGATGGTGTTGAAAATTTCGCTCAAGTCACCTTGGATCTTGTCGAAGTTTTCAAGATTGCAGAACAGGTCGTTACGGAAAGTCTTATTGGACTGGTAAAGGTCGCGAAGCGAACGCAGAATCTTTGCCTGCTGTTCCATTTGAGTCTGGGCTTCTTTTTGGCTAGCTTCCAGTTCGATGCGTTTTTTCTTGGCGACTTCAGGATCGTTTTCGCGAAGAATGTACGTGGGGAGCGTCGCGAAGTCTTCGAATTTGCCAGGAGTGTTGTTGCTGTTTCTGGAATTGTTGTTGTGAAGACCGACGCCCTTGACTGCAGAGTCGATAGAAATGGTGCAGCTGGAAGTTCCGTGGAAGTTGCAACGCACGTGCTTTTCGATTTGGCGGAGTTCATTGTAGGGGTTGAAATCTTCGTCGGATTCAACATAGTGCAGGGGCACGTAAAGGGGAACTTGTTCACCCGCAATGGTAATGCGGTAGCTGATGCAGGGTTCTCCGTTGAACTCCTTGGTTTCGTACAAATTATTAGAACTATTCAGGAGGCCTTTGACTTTGCGGTAAAGGGCCTGCGCATCGTAGGTGCTTTCCACAACGTTTGCCAGATCCTTGAGTATAACGGATTTGACAATGTTGTTGAAACTTTCCATAATGGCGTTGTTCGATGTGGATCGGCCCCAAATGGGGGTGCCGAGGAATAGCGTGTCCGAGAAATTCGTTTCGCTACGACCATTGAAGAAGGCAATGGTGCGGGCGATGTTTGCCAACGAAAGCCATTTGCTGATAGGTACGTAAATGGCGTTCTGAATGCAGAGTTCCGAAAGCTTTCCGATAATGGCCATGGTGTCGGGCGAGAGAGTCACCTTCTTGATTTCTTCGGCCCAGGCGGCCTTTTCTTCTTCCGAAATGGTGTATTCTTCGGGGACCTTGAAGCTGTCGTAAAGCTTGTAGTTCTGGAGCAGAGTACACAGGGCGTCCGAAGAAAGATTGTCGGGCATGTAAATGGTCAAGGTGATATCGTCGGCGATATCGGCGCGGCCCATGGCGTTTTCGGGGCGTACATCACTGCTGAGAATGAGAGTCGAATTCTTTCTGTCTTGAAGGGCGTGACGGACGTTGTCTTTGGTGACATCGTCAATGGGATTGAAGTCCTTGAACCAGATAAAGTCGTAGTCTTCAAAGTTTGCGAGACGTTCTTGCAGGTGCGTTCCAACTTTGAGCGGTCGCGTTTTCTTGAATGCCGAAAGCAGTCGGCCAATCATGAAGTTCTTGCCCGAACCGGAGCGTCCGTACAGATAAAAGGACTCGTTGTTGATAGCAGCGAGGAACCCCAGCTGGAGTCTGTCTTGCCTTTCCGGGAATTCCTGGCAAAGGGCCTGCATCAAGTTCTGGATACGGGAGGTGAGCGTCATGATTTCTTCCTTCTTTTACTGAAATATAAAAACTGGAAAAGAAGTTTGAAACCGTGACTTGAATTTAGGGGAGTTTTTGGACTACTCCGGGCGAGACCTTGATGGACTGGTGCGCAATGTAGATTTGCGCCTTTACATTTTTTTGGATAAATTCAGCGGGGAGCCGTGCGGCGTCTTTTGCGCTGATGATAAAGGCTTCTTGTGGGTGTTTTTGGAGGATCTGCTCAAATTTTCTAGAAAAGTCCTTGCAATGGTCTTTGAAGAAGTAATGAAGTTTGATCTTTATTCCGAAAGCCTGAATATCTTGGCAGAATCGTTTGGGGTCTCCGAGGCCGCATACAATGCTTGCTGAAGAGTCTCGAGAAAGTTCGTCGTGAAGTTTTTCAGCCGTAGCCGAGTGGGGACTCAGGCGGTATACTTTGTCTATAACAAACTGAATGTCGGGATTTTCGCCGTAGCATTTCAGCGCCATTGTGGCCGAGGAATTTGCCTTGTGGTCTTTTTCTAGACTGCGCATCTTACCGCAAGGCCAAAGCTCCGAAAGCTTTGTGGGTGTACTTTCCCATGACAGTAGCAAGGTGACTGCTCCTGTAAGACGGCTGTCTTCGAAACCGTCATCGCAGACGATATAGTCGAATTGGCCTGCAGCGTCCAGTTCCTGTGCTAGGCGGTAGCGGTTGCGAGTCGCAAAGACTTTGACATTTTCGTTGTCCGAAAAAATTTGGCGGAGCATCGCCGTTTCGTCGAAGGCGTATTCGTGAACGAGGAGTGCGACCTTCTTGTCTTGTGCAGCGTAGTGCTTGCAGAGCCAGATGCAAAAAGGCGTCTTTCCGGCACCACCAGTGCGGTAGCTGCCGACGACAATCAGCTTGGAATTCTGTAGAGGTGCGCCCGGCTTAAGGCAGAGCGCATGATGCAACAAATAGGCTGCGCGGTAGCAGAGGGCTAGAAAAAGACGAAGCATTTCATTCTTCTTGCTCAAACCTCACACCTCAAAGCGGCAACGCCGCGACCTCGCTCCTACAAGCAGTTTCTCTTTTGCAACAAGAACAAGTCTGCCAAAACGAGAGCGGCCATGCTTTCCACAATCACCGGAGCACGCACGGCGACGCAGGGGTCATGGCGACCGCGGGCGGCCAAGGTTCCGTTTTCGCCGCCGCGACCAGCAGTCTTCTGTTCCTGCGAAATGGTGGCGGTGGGCTTGAAAGCCATGCGGCAGTAAATGGGTTCGCCGTTACTGATGCCGCCTAAAGAGCCGCCCGCGTTGTTGGTGCGGGTGTGGTAGGCGTGGCCGTCAAAGTAAAGTTCATCGTTGTGCTTGCTGCCGTGCATGCGAGCCGAGGCAAAGCCGCTTCCGATTTCGAAACCCTTGCAAGCGGGAATGCTGAGCATTGCCTGGGCGAGCAGGGCGTCTAGGCGGTCGAATACCGGTTCGCCGAGGGCGACCGGCGGATTCTTGACCAGGAGGCATACGGTACCGCCGATGCTGTCGCCGTTTGCGCGTGCATCGAGTACGGCTTGTTCCATCTTGGCGCTGGCATCCAGGTCGGGGCAGCGTACGGGGGACTTTTCAATCTGTTCGAGTGTGAGACGGTTCAGGTCAAGCGGACCGCAATCGACTTCGCCGATGGAATTCACCCAGGCGATGATTTCGGTGCCGTTTACTTGCTTCAAAAGTTTCTTGGCGACCGCACCTGCGGCAACGCGTCCGATGGTTTCGCGGGCAGAGCTGCGTCCACCGCCGCGGTAGTCCCTGAACCCGTACTTGAGGTCGTAGCACAGGTCGGCATGACCTGGGCGGTACCATTTCTGGATTTCGGCGTAGTCGTGGCTGCGCTGGTCTTCGTTAAAGACGGCGAAAGAAATCGGGGTTCCGGTGGTTTTGCCTTCAAAAACGCCCGAAAGGATCTTAACCTGGTCCTTTTCGTCGCGGGCAGTGGTCATTTTGCCCTGTCCGGGGCGACGGCGGTTCAGTTCCGCCTGGATTTCTTCTTCGGTGATTTCGAGGCCTGCAGGGCAGCCGTCCAGGACCGAGCCGACGGCCGGGCCATGGGATTCGCCCCAAGTAGTAACGCTAAAAATTTTGCCAAAAGTGCTTGCCATGAGTCAAAATATAGATAATCGGCGTTTTTTTAAGAAAATATCAGATAAGGACTTACCAACTTAACAAAGTTTACTATCTTTTACAAAGACTCTAGGAGAATCCTGTGAAACACTTTGGATTTATTATAACGATTTTGACCCTGCTGCTTTCTCTGGAAGCGGCCGCACAGCGTTATAATGACTTTGCGGGTATTCCCTTTGGTGCCACCCGTGAGACCGTTATCGAAGAAGTGATGAAGCTCGGTTACGAGCCGTATGGTCAGAGTGGCGAAGGTGAACGTGTAGTCATTCCCGTTTTTATGTTCGGTGAACTGCCGGTCCAGGTTGACTTTATTTTTAACAAGAATGACAAGTTCTACTCCTTTGAAATTCGTACCGGCCGTGTGGAACGCGCCCGTTTGAACAAGTCTTTCGAAGCTGTAGCCTATATGTCCGAACAGTTTACGCTCAAGTATGGCAAGCCCTCGGGTAACCCCGCCATCGACGAGACTTCTGCCCTGAAAGAAAGCATTTTGAACCTTTATCAGCAGTGGTTCTCCCAGAAGGTGCTGAATATCTACACTGGACTGGTTCAGAAGGATGGCCGCTACTTTGCGGTGGGTGCCGTAACGCACCGCAAGCTCGCTACCGAGAAGACTACAGGTTCAAGTCGTTCCTCGGATCGGGCCACTTCCAACAAACCTGTTTTCTAGTTTATTCGCAATCGAATTCAATTGAAAAAGCCGACGATTTTCGCCGGCTTTAAAATTTTATGCTTGTGGGCCAAGTTAGGTCTTGAGCTTGTCCAAGGCCTCGTTCGGGCCGATCACGAACAGCACGTCGTTTTCCTTGAGCACGTAGTCGGCGATGTTACCGATCTTGGGCTTGGGTTCCAGCGGGTCGCGGATGGCGATCACCTGGATGCCGTACTTGTGGGTAAGGGACAGGTCCTTCAGGGTCTTGCCGAGGAAGGCGTCTGGGCAGGCGATTTCGACGATGGAGAAACCTTCCATGAAGGGCAGGTAGTCCAGCATGTTCGGGCGGTTCAGACGTTCCGCCAGGGAAATTGCCATGTCGCGTTCCGGGTGGAAGATGTCTGCCACGCCGAGCTTTTCGAGGATAATCGTGTGGGCCGGGCTACTGGACTTGGCGATAATGTGCTTGACGCCCAGTTCCTTGAGGTTCAGAACGGTGAGGAGCGATGCCTGAAGGTCTTCGCCGATACAGCAGATGACGCTGTCCACCTTGGAAAGCGGGAGCGATTGCAACTGTTTTTTACGGGTACCGTCGGCAACGACTGCCTGGGCCACCTGGTTCGAAATATCCTGGATTTTTTCGGGACTCGGGTCTACGACCATCACATCGTGTCCGAGTGCGGTCAAATGGCGGGCCAAAAAGTAGCCCGTGTTACCCAGTCCTATCACTACAAATTGTTTAGAAGCCATGAGTAAAAGATAGTTATTGGTCGCCCCATGTATGGCTGCCGCTAGTCTTGGAATCTTCTACAATGCAACGAACTGCGCCGGCCTGGTCCTTATAAAAGGCCTCTTCTTGCCAGCCTCCGAATTTCTTCCACTTGAAATAGTAGGCGTAATCGGCGTAATCGTCTTTTTCTTCGGCGGTCCAATAGACTCCGGTGTTGGCGTAATCGTAATAATCGCCGTTAAAAGCGCGGAATCCGGTCATGGTGAGGGTCTCTTCAAATTGGCTGGAGCCAAGAGCCCTTTCCCAGTCTCTGATGGTCGGGAGCCTTGTTCCCGGAGGGCAGGCCCTTTGGGCGAAATGCCAAGTGTAAAGGCGGCCATCTTTTTTGCAATGGGGTCTCTTGTTGTAGCAGGTGCTTTCACTATTTTCGTAGTTCAGGTTCTCGGCCAACCATGTCATGCCGCCAACCGTAATGGTCTTGTAAGGCTGGTGGTCGCGGGAATCGATAAAGGTGTTTGGGTCTGCCTTTGCCGAGTTCGCCTGGGCTGTGGCCGGCTGTGCGGTTTCCTGCGTGGCAGGGGATTTGTCCCAGGGGGAGCGTTCCCAGACCGAGGTGGCGCTTGCTACTGTTGCGGCGACAAGAAGTGCGGTTGCAACGACATGTCTCGAATTCATAAGGCCCTCCTAGCCTACCATGATGTCTTCTTCGGCGTACCACATGCCCTGCTCCTGCTTTTTTACGGCAGAAATCAAGAACAGCGGACCCATACGGCCGACAAACATGACAAGGCAAACCACGATACGGCCAGGAATCGAAAGGTCCGGGGTGAGACCCATGGAAAGACCGCAGGTGCTGTAGGCGCTTGCCACTTCGAAGAATACCTTGAGGAACGAAACTTGCTCGATGGAGTTGCCGGCGGCCTCGGTTTCGAGCAACACGAGGGTTGCCACCACCACAACCACGATAGCCACCACGAAGATTCGCACAGCCTTATCGACCGTGGTTTCGGGAATGGTACGGCCAAGAATCTGGGTCTTGTTGCGGCCGAGCAGGCGGTTGAATCCGAGCAGGAAGATCACGGCGGTGGTTGTCGTCTTGATACCGCCACCGCAGCTACCCGGGTTTGCACCGATCAGCATGATAATCACAAAGAAGAACAGCGAGCCCACGCTCAGGCCGGGCACGTTTACGGAGTTCAGGCCTGCGGTACGGCTGGTGAATGCCATGAAAGCGCTGGTTTCCAGCTTTTGGCCGAAGTTCAGGCCCTCGAAGGTGTTGCTCCATTCGCTGAACATAAAGAAGAGAATGCTCACGAGAACGATAATCAGGGTAAAGCCTGTGGCAATGTGGGTATGGAGCGATACCTTGCGGATAGCGCGCTTCTTAAAGTCGAACAGGTAGCGGATTTCGGTAATGGCCAAGAAGCCGAAACCGCCGGCCAGCGCGAGCACGCAGGTGGTAATGTTCATGAGCGGGTTCAGCTGGAACCGTTCAAGTGAATCCGGGAACAGGGTAAAGCCTACGTTGCAGAACGAGCTTACCGCCTGGAACAGA belongs to Fibrobacter sp. UWT2 and includes:
- a CDS encoding fibro-slime domain-containing protein — protein: MKHTLMVFVCLVWVALAHATLTLHIQSPYRNDAVMGNEAVYGYHITGEVTSWNADFAVTSNTRMTSEGDHWFSYTWDKSLADYPNGGGFKINVCSDTADVSRSYNNHCDTWEPSSDFSFKSLFADETEVWLYTTETSYTFSVVPPGSKVVWFKSPWGNHALPQMIFGTDSIMMRFAQDDQSKCGWFYGAVSPEMLARNPLQTAHFIRLYTPYMSVPAEGVIELDAYFAVMDTVFVDGTAGGLVGAKITTLGQCFDSTRTLHVYNPWRTNSTYKDSALYISVGNNIINNPVAMDGTDEYKFWWHYDFHLDEIKPYDWNGAGARVNFHSSQNQGKRFWNVESWEADTIRPAISSFFPKGVYETWVYTTTTGNIELIFSPLEEKVVRLMSPWDNMTPTMFVDGDTVKMAPFHSDTCGWYQGVSYKHVESWEVYFRQAFGFEYFSRSGLDTIPGTLISLDSIFAESDTAWITSIPFLVTTSYPKRLGVCPSMKISALVVDWAGEAFHDSIDIDFGHIYNNDGKNTYITVEFDGVEYNTCQGQNSPTFDGVVTGMVQDTLVNGYPARVDSLHYPWSECSAAHEIEKWFIPQVVATDANGKEYTNGVCRDIDLTMDEEGFWLADISEAHEDGGFFPVDDFQYLDSARTVLNPKYDWKPDLMTNNGKQHNYSFAMKISAQFKYVKGQYFEFRGDDDVWVFINNRLVVDIGGCHNPAERAVNLDTLGLTEGVEYPFHIFFSERNSNGSNFKMRTSINLQTERTYFSKQKENPDGSVEYEFHQLLVDKSVSCDVASVQNARDQLAQSVFILKGGNLPADGVTLETGSLYGGGIIISEDMAGVKIDTAAFVNSRQLSPGKYALYCFLATDYSQYQVITFTVPEYPLPDIAFVDVFHVTDSAYFDPTGYTLRGDVMGLDGGKNDTLLAHVTYPDTVPIRIALLFGTATCGELAVDADINCVQEINLNTKFPLSFLDKDNQRVTSISTDSLGFASFYVVGDSAMVDAFFTVGGAGVNNILTWKNIHFKEPPVPFAQKAKMYDVNGDGIPDSLVIPFSKAFDKVVPDTLSWSFGGTEFHTTAGQENVWPLVVMDSVITMFNPEGLRKDVFTGVSDQIYSGSLLYHYTYTDEDSGEEVKLSMNTSIEDKVAPIVTSAVIEPLSDDMSVVTISLSEGSDDKTVDRKTAFVFYRGPDSFMDSLYIASANANPNGNVVRLYFQRTPQTTLPEVGDYVRLLPGEFKDRSGNVAHVNNPKVRIVGEQRTEIKAPGVVTISSNPEAWPHKDPVAPMVVPSNMPLQDIIDSVGLPGLLLNFNIGELATSTLMNLPSDADKDSALALIRIKWDAYYFSHLGNFVNKAGGVIACNDKAVFYNAANPEQSNCYDNPGNLFFEWNARSEKGRMVGTGAYITKMKVKIMNGSEKAGSSDDTYTIGIRRGK
- a CDS encoding TrkA family potassium uptake protein; this encodes MASKQFVVIGLGNTGYFLARHLTALGHDVMVVDPSPEKIQDISNQVAQAVVADGTRKKQLQSLPLSKVDSVICCIGEDLQASLLTVLNLKELGVKHIIAKSSSPAHTIILEKLGVADIFHPERDMAISLAERLNRPNMLDYLPFMEGFSIVEIACPDAFLGKTLKDLSLTHKYGIQVIAIRDPLEPKPKIGNIADYVLKENDVLFVIGPNEALDKLKT
- a CDS encoding FISUMP domain-containing protein, with product MNSRHVVATALLVAATVASATSVWERSPWDKSPATQETAQPATAQANSAKADPNTFIDSRDHQPYKTITVGGMTWLAENLNYENSESTCYNKRPHCKKDGRLYTWHFAQRACPPGTRLPTIRDWERALGSSQFEETLTMTGFRAFNGDYYDYANTGVYWTAEEKDDYADYAYYFKWKKFGGWQEEAFYKDQAGAVRCIVEDSKTSGSHTWGDQ
- the aroC gene encoding chorismate synthase, with the protein product MASTFGKIFSVTTWGESHGPAVGSVLDGCPAGLEITEEEIQAELNRRRPGQGKMTTARDEKDQVKILSGVFEGKTTGTPISFAVFNEDQRSHDYAEIQKWYRPGHADLCYDLKYGFRDYRGGGRSSARETIGRVAAGAVAKKLLKQVNGTEIIAWVNSIGEVDCGPLDLNRLTLEQIEKSPVRCPDLDASAKMEQAVLDARANGDSIGGTVCLLVKNPPVALGEPVFDRLDALLAQAMLSIPACKGFEIGSGFASARMHGSKHNDELYFDGHAYHTRTNNAGGSLGGISNGEPIYCRMAFKPTATISQEQKTAGRGGENGTLAARGRHDPCVAVRAPVIVESMAALVLADLFLLQKRNCL
- a CDS encoding TrkH family potassium uptake protein, yielding MLRSRYEAFDFVEKKAEVKKKSGNPILMIVSGYLALVSLGALLLSLPFAQREPVGVLDAFFTAMSAVCVTGLTTIDISASFTTFGNWVLVVLMQAGGLGIMTISTVIILLAGMHPGFNHQSALLANYTQEGNVDAGRILKAVLPFTFLLEAIGAVVYFTQFSDMELYDRLFCSLFQAVSSFCNVGFTLFPDSLERFQLNPLMNITTCVLALAGGFGFLAITEIRYLFDFKKRAIRKVSLHTHIATGFTLIIVLVSILFFMFSEWSNTFEGLNFGQKLETSAFMAFTSRTAGLNSVNVPGLSVGSLFFFVIIMLIGANPGSCGGGIKTTTTAVIFLLGFNRLLGRNKTQILGRTIPETTVDKAVRIFVVAIVVVVVATLVLLETEAAGNSIEQVSFLKVFFEVASAYSTCGLSMGLTPDLSIPGRIVVCLVMFVGRMGPLFLISAVKKQEQGMWYAEEDIMVG
- a CDS encoding tetraacyldisaccharide 4'-kinase, encoding MLRLFLALCYRAAYLLHHALCLKPGAPLQNSKLIVVGSYRTGGAGKTPFCIWLCKHYAAQDKKVALLVHEYAFDETAMLRQIFSDNENVKVFATRNRYRLAQELDAAGQFDYIVCDDGFEDSRLTGAVTLLLSWESTPTKLSELWPCGKMRSLEKDHKANSSATMALKCYGENPDIQFVIDKVYRLSPHSATAEKLHDELSRDSSASIVCGLGDPKRFCQDIQAFGIKIKLHYFFKDHCKDFSRKFEQILQKHPQEAFIISAKDAARLPAEFIQKNVKAQIYIAHQSIKVSPGVVQKLP